A part of Oncorhynchus gorbuscha isolate QuinsamMale2020 ecotype Even-year linkage group LG09, OgorEven_v1.0, whole genome shotgun sequence genomic DNA contains:
- the kif5c gene encoding kinesin heavy chain: MADAAECGVKVMCRFRPLNESETNRGDKYIPKFKGEDTVVITGKPYVFDRVLPPNTAQEQVYDACAKQIVKDVLGGYNGTIFAYGQTSSGKTHTMEGKLHDSQLMGIIPRIARDIFDHIYSMDENLEFHIKVSYFEIYLDKIRDLLDVSKTNLAVHEDKNKVPYVKGCTERFVSSPEEVMDVVDEGKSNRHVAVTNMNEHSSRSHSIFLINIKQENVETELKLSGKLYLVDLAGSEKVSKTGAEGSVLDEAKNINKSLSALGNVISALAEGTKTHVPYRDSKMTRILQDSLGGNCRTTIIICASPSVYNEAETKSTLMFGQRAKTIKNTVSVNQELTAEEWKKKYEKEKEKTKGLKYVIQKLETELKRWRKGEAVPVEEQLSSKEKKSNSGDAMATPMIDTIAPPPIPLLDEEKIRYEGLITDLYQQLDDKDDEINQHSQLAEKFKEQMIDQDELLVSARKDYEKLQEDLSRLQRENEAAKEEVKEVLQALEELAVNYDHKSQEVENKNRSNNQLSEELNQKSTTLEGVQRELSSLQELSSHHKKRAADILSLLLRDLSEIGGIIGTSDLKAMMEVNEVIEEEFTMARLYISKMKSEVKSLVNRSKQLESSLVDTSRKMQANEKELASCQLLISQHQAKIKSLTDYMQNMEQKKRQLEESQDSLMEELHALHAQEKMKEVHVMDKQKEHLTKLQDAVEMKKTLEEQMENHREVHQKQLSRLRDEIDHKQRVLDELKDLNQGLQLEQSKLQSDNDKLKAEELEKDEQLQKLVFLNEKREQAKEDLKGLEETVAKELQTLHNLRRLFIQELTSRVSMSAEMDNDEAGGSLAQRQRITFLENNLEQLTKVHKQLVRDNADLRCELPKLEKRLRATAERVKALEAALREAKESAMRDRKRYLQEVDRIKEAMLSKNASRRGHSAQIAKPIRAGHQQQSTSSPSAGHSIRGGSIRGGGGVSSPHHHRHPASPSPHRQQQQQRSK; encoded by the exons GGCAAGCCTTATGTGTTTGACCGAGTCCTGCCACCCAACACAGCCCAGGAGCAGGTCTATGATGCCTGCGCCAAgcagatcgtcaaag ATGTGTTGGGTGGATACAATGGAACCATCTTTGCCTATGGCCAGACCTCATCAGGCAAGACTCACACCATGGAG GGCAAGCTCCATGACTCCCAGCTGATGGGTATCATCCCCCGTATCGCCAGGGACATCTTTGACCACATCTACTCCATGGACGAGAACCTGGAGTTCCAcatcaag gtctccTATTTTGAAATCTACTTAGACAAGATCAGAGACTTATTGGATG TGTCAAAGACCAACCTAGCAGTGCATGAGGACAAAAACAAGGTGCCCTATGTTAAG GGCTGTACGGAGCGCTTTGTGTCCAGTCCAGAAGAGGTTATGGATGTCGTCGATGAAGGAAAATCCAATCGTCACGTGGCTGTTACAA ACATGAATGAGCACAGTTCTCGCAGTCACAGCATCTTCCTGATCAACATCAAGCAGGAGAATGTAGAGACAGAACTGAAGCTGTCAGGAAAACTCTACTTGGTGGATCTGGCTGGCAGTGAGAAG GTCAGTAAAACTGGGGCAGAGGGATCTGTGTTGGACGAGGCCAAGAATATCAATAAGTCCCTCTCCGCCCTGGGGAACGTCATATCAGCTCTGGCCGAGGGAACT AAAACCCACGTGCCCTACAGAGACAGTAAGATGACCCGTATCCTGCAGGACTCTCTGGGGGGAAACTGTAGGACCACCATCATCATCTGTGCCTCCCCCTCTGTCTACAATGAGGCTGAGACCAAGTCCACCCTCATGTTTGGACAGAG AGCTAAGACCATTAAGAACACAGTGTCAGTGAACCAAGAGCTGACAGCTGAGGAGTGGAAGAAGAAGTacgagaaggagaaagagaagactaAAGGCTTGAAATACGTGATCCAGAAGCTTGAGACCGAGCTCAAACGCTGGAGGAAAG GTGAGGCTGTTCCAGTGGAGGAACAGCTGAGCAGTAAGGAGAAGAAGAGCAACAGTGGTGACGCCATGGCCACGCCCATGATTGACACCATCGCCCCACCCCCTATCCCGCTATTGGACGAGGAGAAGATCCGATACGAGGGGCTCATCACCGACTTGTACCAGCAGCTGGATGACAAG GATGATGAGATCAACCAACACAGTCAGCTGGCGGAGAAGTTCAAAGAGCAGATGATCGATCAAGATGAG CTGCTGGTTTCGGCCCGTAAGGACTATGAGAAGCTGCAGGAGGACCTGTCCAGGCTGCAGAGGGAGAACGAGGCAGCCaaagaggaggtgaaggaggtgCTGCAGGCCCTGGAGGAGCTGGCTGTTAACTACGACCACAAGAGCCAGGAAGTGGAGAACAAGAACCGCTCCAACAACCAGCTCAGTGAGGAACTCAACCAGAAGAGC ACCACTCTGGAGGGGGTGCAGAGGGAGCTGTCCAGTCTACAGGAGCTCAGCAGTCACCATAAGAAGAGAGCAGCAGATATCCTCAGTCTACTGCTCCGAGACCTCAGTGAGATAGGAGGCATCATCGGCACCAGTGACCTCAAGGCT aTGATGGAGGTGAATGAGGTCATCGAGGAGGAGTTCACCATGGCCCGTCTTTACATCAGCAAGATGAAGTCGGAGGTCAAGTCTCTGGTGAACCGCAGCAAACAGCTGGAGAGCTCCCTTGTCGACACCTCCCGCAAGATGCAGGCCAATGAGAAGGAGCTGGCCTCCTGTCAGTTACTCATCTCCCAG CACCAGGCTAAGATCAAGTCTCTGACAGACTACATGCAGAACATGGAGCAGAAGAAGAGACAGCTGGAGGAGAGCCAGGACTCCCTGATGGAAGAGCTACACGCACTACATGCACAGG AGAAAATGAAAGAGGTACATGTGATGGATAAGCAGAAGGAGCACCTGACCAAACTGCAGGATGCAGTGGAGATGAAG AAGACCCTAGAGGAGCAGATGGAGAACCACAGAGAGGTGCATCAGAAGCAGCTGTCTCGCCTGCGGGATGAGATCGACCACAAGCAGAGGGTCCTGGACGAGCTCAAGGA TCTGAACCAGGGGCTGCAGCTGGAACAGAGCAAGCTGCAGTCAGACAATGACAAACTGAAGGCCGAGGAGCTGGAGAAGGACGAGCAACTGCAGAAGCTTGT CTTCTTgaatgagaagagagagcaggCCAAGGAGGACCTGAAGGGGCTGGAAGAAACTGTG GCCAAGGAGCTTCAGACCCTGCACAACCTGCGCAGGCTTTTCATTCAAGAGCTCACCTCCCGCGTCAGCATG AGTGCAGAGATGGATAATGATGAGGCTGGGGGCAGTCTGGCTCAGAGACAGAGGATCACCTTCCTGGAGAACAACCTGGAGCAGCTCACCAAGGTCCACAAACAG ttgGTGCGTGATAACGCCGACCTGCGCTGTGAGCTGCCCAAGCTGGAGAAACGTCTGCGGGCTACGGCTGAGAGAGTCAAGGCCTTGGAAGCAGCCCTGAGGGAGGCCAAAGAGAGTGCCATGAGGGACCGCAAACGCTACCTGCAGGAGGTGGACCGCATCAAAGAGGCCATGCTCTCCAAGAATGCCTCCAGGAGGGGGCACTCTGCACAAATAG ctaAGCCCATCCGTGCTGGACATCAGCAGCAGTCCACATCCTCTCCCTCAGCGGGTCATTCCATCCGTGGAGGCTCTATCCGCGGGGGTGGAGGGGTGTCCAGCCctcaccaccaccgccacccGGCCTCTCCATCACCCCAccgccagcagcagcagcagcgcagcAAATAA